ATAGCAAGAGCGACATGGAAGACCAAAGCACCTCCCAAATGTAGGTTCTTCCTTTGGATGATGCTACAAGATAGGATTTGGACGGCGGCAAGACTGCAACTGAGAGGGTGGCTGAATAGTCTACCAAGCACGTTGTTCATTGAATGTCCACACTCGAGGCAAATCTGGACAGCAATAGCGGCCTGGTCCTGTAGAAGAAGCCTATCCCCCTCATCGTTGAATAGCCAGCTATAAGATCTCAAACAATGGTTTGCTAGCATTGCTGATCAAGAACCACCTTCTATCATGGAAGGCACAAGAGCACTAGCCATGCTCATTAGTTTGGGAGATATGGCTAGAAATGAGCAATAGAGTTTTCAGTCAGAAGGTGGTTAGTGCAGGGATCAAGGCCGATGGAAATGATCACCCTTGCACACCATCGGAATAGTCAAGAATCATATGTTTAGGTGATAAATTTTCCTTTTTTTCGAAGTTGAGCTGTCGTTTTTTATTTTTAGTGTAAATTAGACTACTATCTTCAGGGGTGACAAGCAATGAAGCAATCCAATCAAGAACTGGAAGCCTTGTAAAATTCATGTGCTGCTCGCACGCTTTGTACTCTGCTTCTCCACGTATATAAATACAAGCCGGCATGGGATCTTtcggaaaaaaaaaactcataatTTAATCCGGCTATATGGAAAGGCATGAGGGCTTTGTCATCAAACCTTAGAAACTTTGGCCATTAATTGTTTTTAGAATATCTTGTTCAGAAAAAAGATCATATGGTAGGCCTGTGTCTTGAAAAAATACTGTAAGAGATACTCGCAAAATTTGTTTCTAGAGATAGCTTACATATGGCACACATCACATTTATACAGAAACACTTTAACAACCCATCTTGTGGAAGAAGGGAATCAACGACTGGTCTTGGGAACGACACGTACGCCTTGTTCAGGATACCACATGAATCTCACAGCTCAAAGTGTAGCTACAGTAAGGTGGTATCGTAGATCTCCATGCCAGGACATCAGATTTCCCACGAAGCACATCCCTCCCCAACAAAACATCTGGAACAGTTATCATCGGAGCTTCATCCTGAGCAGAAACTATCTGGTACCCATTAAAAATGGTGCAATATTCCTTAGAGCCATTCAACAAGGGAAACAACATGGGAAGTAGTTTTCTGTCTTGTGAAGGACTAATGACAGGATGCGCATCGAGTAAGAATGGATATCTCTTGTTGACCTCCTTGAAACATGACAAAGCCATGCGCCAGAACTTCGCACTGAGGTTATCTCTCAGCATCCTAGCTATGGCGTTTCCAGCAATGAAGGAACCCTTCAGGCACGTGGCGATCTCCATGGCCAACGATGCGAGCTCCGGTTCCTCCTCAGGGTGCATGCTCCCAAATGCAAGAGCTTTGAAGAAGTACCAGTACGCTTCCTGAGTTAGATATCCTATCTTGAGAGCCCTTGTTGTTCCTAATCTCATAATCTTGTTGGACCGGCTACAGATTATGATCTTGGTCACAACATTTGTTGTAGATGTAGCAAACCTTGTGGATGCTGAGCATCGAATTAGACGACTCCATGAAGCCTCACTGATATCTCCGTTCACTTCAACAATAACCAAAACACTCTTGCTGCCTCTCTCCGAGGCATGCCTATGATACTTCACCCTGCTACCACCACCTCTGACATGAGTAGCAATCCTTTCATCAAGGTCGTCTTCGGCGAAGAACACAATCCGGTAAAAGGCCCTGCGCACCCTTTCATCGTTGCATACATATTCAAGAAGTGTGCTTTTACCGGATTTCGGTGGACCAACAATTGGTAGGACATCAGGATGATGATCTTCAGTAGAGCAGCCAGCAGGAGGGTACTTTTGGGCCAAGACGAAGTTGATAATGTGTTCCATCTCtacatggcgatcaaacatacagttCTCCAGGTTCAAGTAGGTGCTATACAAACAGCGGTACAATGGAGGGCAGCCCTTTAGGAAGACGACGAACTCCGCTGCATCAGTGATGACTATCTCTAGGGAGCCGAGCACCTGACGCAATTTTTTCTCACCAAATTGACTACTACTCCTGCCACCACTACTACTACGACGCAACTGAATGCGCTTGGCAGGGTTTAACTTAGAGATGGCAAAGGACGAGTAGTGACTCACGTTATCATCCTTGGCTTGTTGGTGGGCTGCTGGGTCGTACTTGAAGGCGTCCAGCGCGTACTGGCCTCTGAACATGCCCGCCTGCAGGATCTTGAGCTGCTCGAGCATGGCCTGGCTCCTGATCTGCCGACCGTGGGCTTCTTCGACGATGATGCCAACCCTTAACAGCTTGCGGCGCAGGTCCTCGTCGGAGGGTAAGGAAGCTGCCTCTGCCTTGTCCTTGGAGAGTTTGGCGATGAAGAAAGACATGGATCGATTGGTGATCTCACCCAGAAATGCAGATAAAGCAGCCTCCATTTGATTAGTATAATCAGACTTGCATTGGTCAGGAAGCACAGAGCCGGAAAAGAGAGCATATATCTTATCTGAAGTACGACTAGTATTTCTTCTGTCCGTTGTGGTCGATGCAGTGGCGGACGGTGCCAGACCGCCGGAGGCAATACACCTCTTACCGTCCTACGCACGGCAGGCAACGGGGCAAGGGTCAACGCCGGCAAGCGAACGGTCCAGACTCCAGAGCAGGCATACAAGTCGACACCGTGATTGGAgctagtttattgtgagagaaaaatattatattataACTGATAAATTCTGGCTGAAATCAATAAACTAATAGACTGATTAGCAGGACCGAGCGAGGGAGACTTTCCACGCCACTTTCCCACAATCTAGAGACATTTGAATACATTCAGAGTTGACCAGAGACATTTGAATACATGGGGAAGGTTGACGCTTTCATTAGAGATAAACGACATCAAAGTCTTTGGTCTAAAAAAATACATTGAGCAATAGCATACGCCCTGTTTATTTGGGCTGGTTGGGTTTATAAGTCATAACTAAAAATACTAAATACTATTGATTGGTTTGGTATAAGAAAAAATGCTGTTCGTtggttgataagccatggcttataagtcaaatacgatCAAGCGAATAGGCTGATAGTTCAACTGCAATACTGTATTGTATCATCCAATTGTACCAAGTAATATTTGTATTAGTTTCTGAGCAAATACTACCTTTCTCGCTCATATCTAATAGTACTTATTAACGTGCATCCACTTTGTCGCTGACCATTTGTCGCCTTTAATCACTGGACTTGCAGCTAAATTGAAAGGGATTATTTGCAGTTGAATACAATGGCATACATGCATGACGCTTAATTAACCGTATGTTGAAAAACATGTCATAACAGCAAGATTACTGGGTAATATAAACTCACCATGCATGCTTTGGGATCACGAGATCCATCAGGCTTCATGCTCCAGAAAAGCAATGCATCTCCCATTTTGGGTTTAACAGAGATACCCCACTACTGTAGAAACCATTTTTAGGGATGGCTTATAactctttgtaggggcggtttggccagccgcccctaccaaaccgtctctactatttgtagggacggttctcaGGCCGCCTCTACAAATTATTTGTAAGGGCAGCTGTAGTATCAGCagtccctacaaattgatttacaggggcggctgtagtactagctgcctctataatacctatttgtaggggcggtttaatcTAGAACTGCCACTACAGTACGTTTTCCAGTAAAagaattcaaatttataattcaaatttgaccagaacactgtttgtttccgcatATTCCATCTAGCATTCGCGTTGCCGAAGGCCCCAcgaccaatgttccgaaccgcgttcgcgttgtcgaacgccctgcgaccagcgttccgaaccgcgttcgcgttgccgaacgctccgcgaccaacgttccgaaccgcgttcgcgttgccgaatgccccgcgaccagcgtttcgaaccccttagactacaagcacaagagtattatataaactacaattacaagttcaattcacaagaatatatacaatccatcattaaatatacaaattccatacacattgttatcaacgtcctagggctagtctttcagtctcacgaaggtgttgatactgaggatttctacctaagttagactctcggtcatggtagacgtctttgacgtgtacaatctggttcaatatgaagttgcaaagatcgccgacgagctctaagagttggtcatccttgtatggatctctttttattcctttctcttctttccactagaAGAGAACAattttcggtttagtattttcaTACCATGTactgaagtttttatactatgggtgaagaggttcaaacttacctttAAGGGGTGTCTTCTGTAGGCaccagtgttactcatcatataatatatatagtatccacaatgtacactcccaggcttctgtttggggcactgtgtgttttgcatatgaaaatgttaagtaatgtttttgacagccatgtaatggagtactgaagaagtaagttacacttaccacacatagtgtttttatagccagcttgccttccatgatgattagtgacatagaacctaaatgtccTGTTCGAAtcattttagcaaatacaacttgttataatccaaaagtgaacgttacaagtatgtatacaaacatataagctaatgaggatagTCGATaggtatacgtcttgagaatcgatatgaagtctttgtatgtcaccgggtccctatctattgaatcaaagacccatgccatgctcctcccgacatcaatggctatacaaatccagtggttgctgcatggatttaatcatagaactagataagctcttttgcatcgaataaaatatatcgaacaaagctttaagtatagagttgaacttactcgaagttgtatggtagccatatagtagagtgttgttggagagttttgaaagccagggcaatgtatgccgcaaccttaagggactcttcccttagttttgctgtatggatgtgctctttctcccgaagagtctttgcagcagctagctctttggcatccagtttccactatttaggataattaaaatttgtttgggctatagcttgagggtatAGACactcggctttcacacttggcatttgtttgacaatgtgcacttgcattctacaaatcatggagtgggttagttacaacaaaattcaaagattacattcatatcatatagggaggacaaggacttacaggaaccatgtgcgaattagattcatctccatttctcctaggtgaaaacatgtgtgcatgtcattgaagtcaaagacaattttcctagctgggcttccaaatatgccggtagggaagcatgcttgtatgaggtctatgctcattgggagaacacgaaagtaccaatcatggaaccttcttattccaagtggtaggcgctgaatgtcccagtttggtaggaagggcttgcctctttcatatattttcgggcaatcctttgaccatttgatggcatcaatatttggatactgctttgcaatttggtggagtttgctagtgacggcctcctcagaaccccgtgatgggactttttaacttggttctcaggcttgaactggtcatgggaataccacttggacatcgacaagacgtctttcatcggaacgtaaactagccttatggtgattggatgcttctttcaaagttcccattcaggcacgtcctcatcttcttatgcatcaccttcttcaggaggcactcgttgttcatgtatcggttgtgcttgttgagaagactgtggcatctcatcatgcacatgCTCGGTACAAGCtgaagaaggttgtggcatctcatcaggcacatgcttgctaggaggcggggaagaatgtggtatcttaggaatgtggtggtcacgagacgatgaaaatatctcctcgacctcaacaacttgctccaaatttgggagagggggaggcggcgaagaagtagtcaatataatatcccgtttgtgccagaggatgaactgccccataacgtctccaagTAACACCAGTCCCTCGGGAGTTACAGTAGTCTATCCTCTATagtatgaactcgggcttcaaggtatgcacctcgaccctagtgtagtccgacggtatcttactattgtggtgtaagccactaggaaggatgtgccacacccgttgccacctccatcatagtgctCTACcaggccactgagaaacaccaaggtgtaactagttggttcctgtatgcgatcgatgggggttgtggttgcagtggaaccttggctgctaggaactttcagagggctgccaactaatgcctgTTCTCCCAAcaggcgtcactaatatccgtggctccgtagacagcccttactcctccagcgcctttgcaactagagcctttacttggagctcaagattagtctcccggtctctgccatgtttcttctatatgtgcctgtcctcttcgaatccttgcttctaggtcatccttttccctagccccctagtgcggcctgtgtgctccttgtttcccaagccaaggcaaagctcatccctctctctggaaggattgaatgagcccttctccttgtcttcagcatattttagtatccttgatactgcctcttgggtctctggcttattaaacttaagattaccgccggatgattctgtactcctcgcatatatctaattccttgagcataccttcaaattTATCAGAtcaatattcccagcagctgcggcctcttcgtccatctttctaaactgctcttccttggcatagtagccaccggggcctagatgatggtagtgtttgttcctcttcaccagctcggtgttacgggcactgagctccaatgcctttgGTGAAGTattttgagccacgagctcctcccattgactaggagttattttgccgaactcattgaagggagttaacccctttttgatatacttcgtgttgagctccgacctccaacgtcggaatgactctcccatcatcatGAAAGCATTTcttttaccagttcatgcttaccctccagaaatctaaaattgagctttagctgcctatcccatagtttattctttttgttctctggtacctctttctagttaaggattgctgggttcaatttatctcttactagggccccgatcacattacggaatcgtcctcttaattccttcggctcaaggatctcccctgctggcccaacctccattatcacatagcatgccttatctggatatagatttccttttctatcccctcatttcctcttaggcatggtagtcgtggttgtgtcttgaggttgtggagtagaggcatcgtgatccgtctctgtggctgttgcctctgctctcctttcctctactccatcttgtccagcgagatgtcacggacgtcgatgttgtcttttctgagttttaggagggacctatatatacgacaggtcaaagtgttagcacaggtaacacagccaaagctttagcaaaatttacaagctaaggctttttccctatctcctcattcgggtcaaaatccttgtccaaatcttccttcgttggcctccttctggcttcacgtgggaaaggatccttgggactttcatatccctcttctgagtcatcatcatcatcattctcttcttcttcaccttcagcagcctctcctgctcttccttctgctccccttcctccttatcacactactcctgagtaagcatcacttctaaatccttttctaactcattatcgaactgctcctgagttagctggtcctctagtgcttgctcctcataggttggctgctcatcatgctcgaggcatcgagctACACTATCTGGTatccacgacattatttcgcgctttgttctaatagatgtaagaaagtgtgctttaggtacgcgagaaggtataagaaattaaaaaggtatataaaccaaagtagtcctataaaacaacaatatataaaaaaatgagtagtagcagtagtagaggccttagaaacatgtcaatcatcatttgatcatgaacttggagcatcaaggcatcataacagagaagagaggagaaggtaatgtaggggcgactgctaatgatgccaagttcctcataagttcttgatcatcagctcatattccatataatgtattgAAAgggcatctagccctttagtgggttttggatgattgaatgacaacgtgattaaagaactaacccgtttgctaagtgtggataggtaataggttatctcacaggtacttaattaaagccaaaatgatgtgttgttgtataaacaatctagttcaagcacaagacaacaatgcaaatggaattcatgcaaatgcttgtttattgtgggattttcatgtactatgtgaaagcaagctcgtgagtattaattaatgagacataagggattgcatatggaatggtctcatatttgaagcttgctaaattgaaatgaaaaagataacaatacatatgaatggatgattcaacacaagatgtgacttaatggcttgagatggtgaagatagcaaggaaaggcttcgagatactaagcaagggtgaagggcaagcgacggcttggtggccaAAGAACCtatctagggtgaagaagaaagtacttgcatttagttgaggtactaatcaagctaagatgatcatattgatgtgaaggattaaatctatattggacaagttgattaaagtgacttgatgcatttggagttattcatatttgatgaatggaatcaagtcacgtgctcaagatggctatgctcaagtgacaagatcaatattgacatgttggcaccctcacttgatgaagattgaaagacacgacatcaatttaaagaagatcaactcaaaaggtttaatttcttttttcttttgatcttgagttaataggtatgccatactattaagagggatgcaagtttaggtggtctgaggaagatagagtgctcaagtataataattaaatcaaaagagagacactctagcacttcacgagcataaagaataattttctgtgactgtcggtgttggaagtcccgacgtaagccggaactcc
The sequence above is drawn from the Miscanthus floridulus cultivar M001 chromosome 15, ASM1932011v1, whole genome shotgun sequence genome and encodes:
- the LOC136509655 gene encoding disease resistance protein RGA2-like, with product MEAALSAFLGEITNRSMSFFIAKLSKDKAEAASLPSDEDLRRKLLRVGIIVEEAHGRQIRSQAMLEQLKILQAGMFRGQYALDAFKYDPAAHQQAKDDNVSHYSSFAISKLNPAKRIQLRRSSSGGRSSSQFGEKKLRQVLGSLEIVITDAAEFVVFLKGCPPLYRCLYSTYLNLENCMFDRHVEMEHIINFVLAQKYPPAGCSTEDHHPDVLPIVGPPKSGKSTLLEYVCNDERVRRAFYRIVFFAEDDLDERIATHVRGGGSRVKYHRHASERGSKSVLVIVEVNGDISEASWSRLIRCSASTRFATSTTNVVTKIIICSRSNKIMRLGTTRALKIGYLTQEAYWYFFKALAFGSMHPEEEPELASLAMEIATCLKGSFIAGNAIARMLRDNLSAKFWRMALSCFKEVNKRYPFLLDAHPVISPSQDRKLLPMLFPLLNGSKEYCTIFNGYQIVSAQDEAPMITVPDVLLGRDVLRGKSDVLAWRSTIPPYCSYTLSCEIHVVS